The region ATTCTAATTTCTTAAGGTTCTTTACTCGTCCAAATTATTAATATGTATGTTCGAAGCAAGTAAATATATGCATATCTCAATGAAAAAAGacgaaaagaaaacaaaaatttcacaGGCATGAAAGCATTTTAGCCGAATGCCGTTTGAGGTTTTCCTGCGGCTAAAGATTCAATCATTACCCCCACAAATGTACTTGGTTGCTAAAGCATATTGTTGTGTTTAAGTTTTGTAAGATTGCGGTTTGCAAGGATATAATGCATGGTTTATTCCATAGACGTGTTTTGCATCTGCAAGAAGAGAATCGATCTGTTTCCGGTTTCAAAAGTAATCTTCATTCCAGCAAAGGATAACAATCCTCAAACAACTTCTAAGAGTTTCGAATAACTACTCTCTCTTGATTTCCTTACAAATAGGGGAACAAATGTTTTGTTCATTCCCTACATCTGCACATCGTTTAGTGGATTTTGTTGCCAGGAAAGATATCGTCACCGTCATGACAGAAGTTGTCAGCGATATTTCTCCCCCTCCTGGTATTTCACCCTATCCTTCCCTTTTTGCTCTCATCGACTAACATCATGTTCTGTGACCTAACTTTTTCAGTGCTGATGCCGAGATTACTGTCTGTGAGCTTGCCCTTTCTTCCGTATCAAGCTCTCCCTTTAATACTCGGCGTGTTTGTTTGATGAGCAGATTTTCTCCAGTAACAAAACCAAAGAGTGATCAAACTTGTGTGTGCTGATATCATTTCATTTTGCAGGTGCTGTAGCAACCGTATCAGATGCACCTCCCATCCATTACATGTTTAAAATAGAGTCATTTTCGTCACTTGGGAAAAATGCAGTGGAGACATATGAATCAGGGGTTTTTGAAGCTGGAGGCTATAAATGGTACATCTTATTGCTAGTGAATATTTGTCTTTCTCTGTCTTTCCATCTCCAACCGCAGTCATGTTTTATCATGAGATACCCCTCTCATTTTTATTACCTCCTCCTGTGTTTGCTTTGCAAGGAAATTAGTTCTGTATCCGAACGGAAACAAGAGCAATAATGTAAAAGATCACATCTCTCTCTATTTAGCAATGGTTGACGCAAGTTCTCTTCCACGTGGTTGGGAGGTCAACGTGATTTTCCGGTTGTTTTTGCTTGACCAAAACAAGGACAGCTACTTGGTAATTCAAGGCATGTTTTCTAAATCATTACTCTGCAATAGATCCTCAAGCTATTGTCAATAGCTTCAGTTTTTGTTTTAGTGTTTATAGTATCACCAAAGTTAAGCGTTGTAAATTGGGTGACGGGCAAGATTTACTTGCAATAGTTTTCTTCAATCACTCTGGGTAATTTAGTTTAACTCAAGAGAAAGTGATGCCCCTCTCTGATGTTTTGGCCTTGTTGCCAAGGTTAGATGCAGCAGGAAAGGAAAGACGCTTTCATGGATTGAAGCTTGAATGTGGTTTTGATCAATTCATTAAGCTTTCAACATTTAATGATGCTCGTTATGGATTCCTTCTGGATGACACTTGTGTGCTTGGAGCTGAAGTATTTGTCTGTGGAGAAAGAAGCAGAGGCAAAGGAGAGGTCTTGTCAATGACAAAGGATCCTACTGCTTCCAAGTACACTTGGAAGATCGTAAACTTTTCCAAGTTGGATGAAGAACGCCAAGAATCACAAATATTCAGCACGGGAGATCATCAATggtatagttattttattattttaatctggaatcttaattaaaacatgtttcGGATGCGCTTTAGGAAGCCGATGTTTCTCTTACATTACGTTATACTCCATGTGCCAGCTTGCCCAAACAATTCGTTAGTGGTCAGAACGAAATTTACTGTTGTATAAGCAATCCTGTTAGTGATCCCTTTCTTTTCGAGATGAACACGAGCATGGAAAAATCACCTGGTATTTAGTAGTAGCActtgtcttttttcttctaaCTGTACTGGTTGTTTCAGGAAGATAGTGCTCTATCCTAAAGGAAGAGATCTTGGAATGGGCACCCATCTTTCTATTTACTTGGCTCTGGATTTGGCAACCCTCCCTGCTGGTTGCAGAGTATATGCGGATTACACCTTAAGCCTTGTGGATCAAGTCTATGACAGACGGAAAGACAGGTATGGTAAAGGTAAGAACACAGATGATCTTTTCGCCGGTTTAACATGtcaatgagagagagaaaaaaaagagttgagatTGTTTCTTCTTCCTGCAGCTAAATACTGGTTTGCTGCCTCAAGCTCAGAAAGGGGATGGTCAAAATATATTCCCCTGGGTTTTTATCAGTCACACGATCACTTGGTTGCCAAGGACATTTGCATAATTGAAGCAGAGGTCATAGTACTTGGAATTGGTTCTCCCTTTtagttatgattttatttttttcaatcagaaATATAATGTAAATAATTTCATCGACTTTACTAATAGGATGGGACTTGTGCAATTGTTTGTTGACACTACTATTTACTAATGGGAAGGGACTTATGCTATTGTTTGTTGACAGCTAAATGGGTAGAAGTGACTTTACCATACacataagtttatatatatatatgaattttgtttccTCGTACAAAAAGACCcatcaaaatatgtttttttttttgaataaactccaaacaaaattttcatgctagaaaaactcaaaatttaacTCAATCACTTACTTAACccattgttttatgattttatagatacaaaaaaaatcatagatatgcaatcttataaaatatgttgttatattaaattcattaaataatttttgtgtttttaaaattctaagatAAAATCCACCTGGAAATTCACGTacatgtaatgaaaaatatttccaccaggaaaaaaaaaatacttgaagatAATGAACCACTAAAATAGAACTATTAGCAActgtttttctaattaaattctaCCTTATAATCAGCTACATTGCAACTGGTTTAGAAACTCCAAATGCTTCAAGGATGAGATACCAGACCTTTGTAAGTTCTTGCCTGGCAAGAAGATGACAGTGGCACTCATTGATGCAGAGTCCACACACCATAGAAATGAGGAAACTATAGAGAAAACCCACCAAAACGATTCCTAAAACTGCACAAAAATAATGAACTAAAAGTCAGAAATACCGAGAGTGAGCATAAAACTCTCATGAAAAAGGTAGTAGATCTTAAGATGTCTCAAGTGAGATGCAGTCTTGCAATCTTCCAACAATCAAAGATAGCAATAGTTCACACCATTCTATGATAAACCAAGCCAGGATCAATGCCTAGATTTCACCGCTCGATCAGTCAGACTAAACCTGGCTTGGTAATATTCATATCAATAATCGACTTGGTGCCACCTCACCGATCATCAATTATCGTTAATGTTGCCTttgaatttgagttttaatgTACAGGCAAGAAGTTAAGGTTAGTGGCATGGTCAACCGATAACACATCTACGATGTAAAGCTGGTTTTTACACAAAATGACATCTCACATTAGGCACTAACATCAATGGAGCCTAACTGCAAATTAATCTCCCCCTTCCAAATTAGAttctttcttttcctaaaaTTCCATCAAACTAAATGCATGTAGTGAAACAATATGATAACAGCACTTCAGATTGAAAAGAAAGGCATCCTAAAGTTTAAATGGGAAACTTCTTCAGAGAATCAGCAACTTTAGACATAGGAAATTGAATTACATAGCTTCTTGTCTTTTTCTTATTGCGGGAAAATGAGTTCTCTTAACATCATTTTGGAGTTGCTCAGGTGATTTTGTGATCAGAAACACTTTCCTACATCCTTATTTTTTCTGAACCAAGCTGGATTTTGGGTGAAAAACTCAAGCAAGGTTGACTGACAAGCAAAACATGCAAATATAAATTGAGTCAATCAAAACAAGGGCAAAGATTTGCACAGATTGTGGGAAACCCATGGATAGAAAATGACAAACAAAGTATATCAATATGCAAAGATTTGCATCTTGATTGTGGGAAACTAAACTGCTATGAAAAGGGATCCTTCAAATTGTTTTGAACAGAACGGATGAGCAAAAAAAGTTTAACAGCTCACAATTCTAGAAGGAAGAAGCGTACTGGTAATACCAACAATAGTGACACCAAATTAATCATCATCCAGATTATGTTACCAAATTTAACTAGCATGAAAAGGATGGTTGCCTTAGCAGATTAAATAttgcaaaaataaacataagGTCCCTAGCAACAAGAAACAGAAACTTCAGTCTCAATCACCATCGATCAGCTGGGACATTTGCCCGCAGTATAAACATTGCTCAATGCAAAGCAGGAATTAACCAATTAATCAAGATGTAAACTGACTACTATCACATGCATACATGCTTGCAATGGCAAGTTATAAATAAACATCAGAAGGGCTGACATGATTTTCCCAAGTCTCAAAGTTCTACACTCATCACTATGTAAATCAGGAAAGGGCATGCCGGAGAGAAACGAGCATTTACCGTAGTTGACCTCCAGTTATCAAGACATGACCTATGGACATACTTCTGAGTGCTTTTGCAATGACATGGTGCAATCAAGTCTTCACCTGAAATGAAGTTGTGCAGGCTTCAGCTgcattagagaaaaaaacactGCATGCACTCCAAAActatatttatcaaaaacatatttgcaTTCTGAGAGTTTTCGAAAgacttgagatttttttgttgtttgtaggGTTTTCTTGTAAGATTACCAAGTTAATGCTTAGAAATAAAAGAGACAAgatcatcactattattattatttattatatcatcGCCATCTCGCTGCAATTTGATGAAGGAACTTCCCAAGAGGGAGAGTTTTGGAGGGACACTTTTTGAGTGTATTTATCCATCTAGTACTGTAATTTGATATTTCGCATCAATGTCAAtgaataaacaaatcaattttatccttttgttttcagaGAAACATCAAGTATAGGATTGgttctatatatatacaaactattttttatatcaattttgctcttctcaattataatttaatttattttaaccacaataatttaacaaaaagtgttaaattctatataaaataacatttttttttataatatacaaGTACGATTTAGATTGAAAATATGGATAATGAAAATCTTTaagtaaagtttttaaaaataaaatcgatttaaaaaattatctaattgtaaaattaagatTACATGGGTGGAGGATATTTTTGAAgtttatccttatattttatCGATGATTGTTCACTATAATCCGTCTACGTGttctgttattattatttaatttagagaAAATGCCCATGACTTACGAGGAGATTCAAGCTTCTAATCCAAGTTAATGTAATTCAAGAAAAACATTGAAGACCCGAGAGGAGAATATGTGAGAGAGAGGATGGAGGTGGTCTGAGAGAATCCACGACAATGATACATTTGGCCGGCAGGGATGTGTAATTACTTGTCATGGTCGtctcatgtttttgttttcttaacgTTACACCTCggaaaattcatttttggaTAGTGTTCTTCTACAAATTAGTTCATCACAGAAAGGGTATCATACTGAGCAGCCATTGAAAGAGCTAATTATGCAGTCGAGTACCACTTAAGATGGAGCATTACAAACAATATCCTAAGTTTGGTCCCCAGATAGAAAACAGTTATTAATGGCTAATTTCCCAAGTCTCAAGTACTGGTGACTAAAATTAAGTCCCCAATTAAGGGTAGGGTAGCTGACACCAGTGGCCAAAGACCGTTAGGTTTCCACCTGCATTTCAAACAAAAGCTCCCGGGAAAGTCCATCTAACAGAGGACAAACAACGACACCAATCTTTCAAGGACTCGGTGATAGAGATAGAGGGAGCTGCAGAAAGGAAGAAATTAAGGGATTCTTCATCCATGGGGTGTGGTGATGTTACTCCATCTTCTTCGCCACCAACACCACCATCACCTCTTCCCATAAGTGTTGGACCTGGAAATCGAAAGTACAATTTCTCCTGCTCCTCCTCTCCTTCACCACCCTTTTCCCCTCCTCTTTCTAGCCACACATCTGCTGAAAACCTCCCTTTCTTGCCTCAAAGGTTGGCTAGTCCTAAACGGGTGCCTTCAGCATTTTCATTGGAACGACCGGATCCTGATCCATTGGATTCTAAGAGTTCTTGCCTTGAAGACTTGTAAGCATTCCTCCCTTCATCTCATGTGATTGGTTTCTAGCTTATATGTATTGAATGTTCACTTCATTTTCTGCCAGAAacttctcttatttttcttcttttttattcgtTCTCTCGTACTGGTATATCTTGCATGGACATTCAAAGAAATGAATCCTTTTCTGTTTCTTCATCCATTTGGTATCATCTAATCTTGCATCATACTTTAGAGATAAACGAGATTCAATTGTAATGGAAATTCAAGTCGAATCTACCCAGCAAA is a window of Populus nigra chromosome 10, ddPopNigr1.1, whole genome shotgun sequence DNA encoding:
- the LOC133705995 gene encoding uncharacterized protein LOC133705995 isoform X1, whose protein sequence is MFCSFPTSAHRLVDFVARKDIVTVMTEVVSDISPPPGAVATVSDAPPIHYMFKIESFSSLGKNAVETYESGVFEAGGYKWKLVLYPNGNKSNNVKDHISLYLAMVDASSLPRGWEVNVIFRLFLLDQNKDSYLVIQDAAGKERRFHGLKLECGFDQFIKLSTFNDARYGFLLDDTCVLGAEVFVCGERSRGKGEVLSMTKDPTASKYTWKIVNFSKLDEERQESQIFSTGDHQWKIVLYPKGRDLGMGTHLSIYLALDLATLPAGCRVYADYTLSLVDQVYDRRKDRYGKAKYWFAASSSERGWSKYIPLGFYQSHDHLVAKDICIIEAEVIVLGIGSPF
- the LOC133705995 gene encoding uncharacterized protein LOC133705995 isoform X2; protein product: MFCSFPTSAHRLVDFVARKDIVTVMTEVVSDISPPPGAVATVSDAPPIHYMFKIESFSSLGKNAVETYESGVFEAGGYKWKLVLYPNGNKSNNVKDHISLYLAMVDASSLPRGWEVNVIFRLFLLDQNKDSYLVIQAGKERRFHGLKLECGFDQFIKLSTFNDARYGFLLDDTCVLGAEVFVCGERSRGKGEVLSMTKDPTASKYTWKIVNFSKLDEERQESQIFSTGDHQWKIVLYPKGRDLGMGTHLSIYLALDLATLPAGCRVYADYTLSLVDQVYDRRKDRYGKAKYWFAASSSERGWSKYIPLGFYQSHDHLVAKDICIIEAEVIVLGIGSPF
- the LOC133705995 gene encoding ubiquitin C-terminal hydrolase 12-like isoform X3; the encoded protein is MFCSFPTSAHRLVDFVARKDIVTVMTEVVSDISPPPGAVATVSDAPPIHYMFKIESFSSLGKNAVETYESGVFEAGGYKWKLVLYPNGNKSNNVKDHISLYLAMVDASSLPRGWEVNVIFRLFLLDQNKDSYLVIQDAAGKERRFHGLKLECGFDQFIKLSTFNDARYGFLLDDTCVLGAEVFVCGERSRGKGEVLSMTKDPTASKYTWKIVNFSKLDEERQESQIFSTGDHQWKIVLYPKGRDLGMGTHLSIYLALDLATLPAGCRVYADYTLSLVDQVYDRRKDS
- the LOC133704628 gene encoding protein PROLINE CONTENT ALTERNATIVE 22, which encodes MGCGDVTPSSSPPTPPSPLPISVGPGNRKYNFSCSSSPSPPFSPPLSSHTSAENLPFLPQRLASPKRVPSAFSLERPDPDPLDSKSSCLEDLLEWFVQRCCSFCSKFV